One genomic window of Haliotis asinina isolate JCU_RB_2024 chromosome 4, JCU_Hal_asi_v2, whole genome shotgun sequence includes the following:
- the LOC137282448 gene encoding NFX1-type zinc finger-containing protein 1-like: MERETGDAITDGRCVAAQPDKGGGTCEDKNQSVRRAEGDLNERGRQFDRTGTWSGEAGIQRHAGFKDLELHRDNHTGRGNTECKSLSDWRDRDSRSPHSNQNGFKKTPLDGNTGKVGGNYVRANNWRVRQYQGADTEQDVGFKKLDRPTDGNQGTVDSTSTDNWRDRCPGGPNKMQHIGFKTREVNSDGNSQQGPVDATSTDNWRNRCPGGLNNKKHIGFKTREANSDGNSQQGPVDATSTDNWRNRCPGGPNNKKHIGFKTREANSDGNSQQGPADATSTDNWRDRCPGGPNNKKHIGFKTREANSDGNSQQGPVDATSTDNWRDRCPGGPNNKKHIGFKTREANSDGNSQQGPADATSTDNWRDRCPGGPNNKQHIGFKTREGNSDGNSQQGPVDATSTDNWRDRCPGRPNNQQHIGFEPRETNSDGHSQQGPVDSARTRNWRDRCPEGPNIKQHIGFKAREVHSCGQARQYTPGSTRTGNGRDRCSEGVDMKGEIPTDREKGQREKNVKGTSIQRYENSAGLVLSQLKELTDKDPSTILLLLNSRIHSLMDRPTLQPDAVYTFVSLIAQGIQCRTESSNVSKLLLAVHESNFYEHVSHILVLLDTHLTEEDKSRCFLKDLTTILCELYIRLPHAFMKVKVLGLEEQLILVTQKLQGKSNIVDDEIVSNLSELQKMKYSALQKSVTVKKEDIEREPPDDFRALSILPSTSDIYGKEEIFLRKNKTIGGYKNLDHYLDVQFRLLKEDFVGPLRDGIGAVAGNTKLKQGQRINDVRAYHGVQICSKVYSASGILHRLHFDVNGLQEMVWEDSKNLIYGSLVCLLPDNFETFILATITDRDSKLLRSGIVDVSIEFGQIGYDKKYTMVETTAFFEAYRHVLKALQEIQEGELPFEKYIIHCDTSQDSPRHLTRCTGSSLYDLQSLRVKALSEHMDNFPYESATVVNILKDEDWPTADTLLLNPPQYESLRKALTKEFSIIQGPPGTGKTFIGLKIAKALLRNSHQWKKPMLIVCYTNHALDQFLEGIISFQREGVIRVGSRISKECLEDYSLNVIRLKERSKNMKRVRWERRKAIEWFQVVLEDAYVKLKNARETVLHEDILCPYMHMSYDKLLNGMKSKLTDLELELGHEVELPACVMQEWLGVGKIEATAHLPHDVFSAEGKMDKKDVSEDGNAADETEKTEIYETGGFANIGPSFEESSKDNHQKDNNVPFGTSERKSSSASNVTIYGFQFLKCKRKNVKQRILGQLRSSERMAEDEAERTGEPWSLSMRDRWRLYRYWVFTFCERLERRIRIYEEWYNNDLTELKELQEEEDSQLLQDASVIGMTTTAAARHRRMLAKIGPRIIIVEEAAEVLEGHIISTLSKKCEHLILIGDHKQLRPNPTVYNLAKRYHLDLSLFERMVSNGIHCDTLSLQHRMRPEISSLLRHIYPKLEDHPSVFDYENVKGISTNMFFIDHRNQEETDEHMISHSNEYEAVYVVALCSYLLKQGYDHSQITVLTTYAGQQHKIRKLMRKGNFPDVKLTVVDNYQGEENDIVLLSLVRSNPEGSVGFLKIENRICVALSRARMGLFVIGNFEMLATQSLLWKDILEDLNKKKQVGPILHLYCQNHQGGTGIRVKCPNDFKKAPDGGCLKPCAFKLKCGHVCSKYCHPYDPEHKEYLCMRSCTKILCSKGHPCPQPCHEKCGPCVVPLQKIVPSCGHEQIVPCFQDPNTFSCINVCEKLCSKGHSCPRLCHEKCEPCVVPVQKIIPSCGHEQTVPCFQDPQEFPCHANCETRLDCGHICGEACGKAHRCTTTIKKTFRCGHEKEVLCINKDTEECNVRCGETLDCGHSCEGNCYRCHEGRLHVPCQKMCKEILICGHDCGSKCSHCPPCRMACENRCPHKRCPKFCGEICEPCSAPCEWKCEHFKCTSLCYEPCNRPPCNEPCKKKLPCEHQCIGLCGEPCPKQCRFCNAAVVSSVSGKPNARFIFLEDCGHIVEITSLDRLMESTSDQIKLKECPQCKTVIRYNMRYGNVINSILRKVDVVKRQCNGQAEMVLDTEERMMIEVLKDEECEGNTKEMMLRQGFTNTVAGLTALQNQFTLLDELTKITDEYDRFVGLEGVADCIDLTIKETELFRKWLLIRRQAFSRQEESDAQKELLRHKMIIHMLDLEFLLGAKSKDSDIHGYMLILKDILVSGKSYSGEKQLRVERIFDRLWGIVNINFSEEIDNTKVMITPTTGIASGHWLSCCHGHVYSIGESRYGSKRFCPRCNQKASQNILKMN; encoded by the exons ATGGAAAGGGAGACTGGGGATGCGATAACTGATGGAAG GTGTGTCGCAGCACAACCAGATAAAGGAGGGGGAACATGTGAAGATAAAAATCAGAGTGTCAGAAGAGCAGAAGGAGATTTGAACGAAAGAGGCAGACAGTTTGATAGAACAGGCACTTGGAGCGGTGAAGCAGGTATCCAACGTCATGCCGGTTTCAAAGACTTGGAATTGCACAGAGATAACCACACGGGTCGGGGGAATACAGAATGCAAGAGTCTAAGCGATTGGAGAGACAGAGATTCTCGTAGTCCACACAGCAATCAGAATGGTTTCAAGAAAACACCTTTAGACGGAAACACAGGGAAAGTTGGAGGCAACTACGTAAGGGCAAACAATTGGAGAGTTCGACAATACCAGGGAGCAGATACTGAACAAGATGTGGGTTTCAAAAAGCTTGACAGACCCACAGATGGAAACCAAGGCACAGTTGATTCTACAAGTACAGACAACTGGAGGGATCGGTGTCCTGGCGGACCAAATAAGATGCAGCATATAGGCTTTAAAACCCGGGAAGTAAATTCAGATGGAAATAGCCAACAAGGCCCAGTTGATGCTACAAGTACAGACAACTGGAGGAATCGGTGTCCTGGCGGTCTAAATAACAAGAAGCATATAGGCTTTAAAACCCGGGAAGCAAATTCAGATGGAAATAGCCAACAAGGCCCAGTTGATGCTACAAGTACAGACAACTGGAGGAATCGGTGTCCTGGCGGACCTAATAACAAGAAGCACATAGGCTTTAAAACCCGGGAAGCAAATTCAGATGGAAATAGCCAACAAGGCCCAGCTGATGCTACAAGTACAGACAACTGGAGGGATCGGTGTCCTGGCGGACCTAATAACAAGAAGCATATAGGCTTTAAAACTCGGGAAGCAAATTCAGATGGAAATAGCCAACAAGGCCCAGTTGATGCTACAAGTACAGACAACTGGAGGGATCGGTGTCCTGGCGGACCTAATAACAAGAAGCACATAGGCTTTAAAACTCGGGAAGCAAATTCAGATGGAAATAGCCAACAAGGCCCAGCTGATGCTACAAGTACAGACAACTGGAGGGATCGGTGTCCTGGCGGACCAAATAACAAGCAGCATATAGGCTTTAAAACTCGGGAAGGAAATTCAGATGGAAATAGCCAACAAGGCCCAGTTGATGCTACAAGTACAGACAACTGGAGGGATCGGTGTCCTGGCCGACCAAATAACCAACAGCATATTGGCTTTGAGCCCCGGGAAACAAACTCAGATGGACATAGCCAACAAGGCCCAGTCGATTCGGCAAGAACACGAAATTGGAGGGATCGGTGTCCTGAGGGACCAAATATCAAACAGCATATTGGCTTCAAAGCACGGGAAGTACACTCATGCGGACAAGCAAGACAATACACACCTGGGTCTACAAGAACAGGCAATGGGAGAGATCGATGTTCTGAGGGAGTAGATATGAAAGGGGAAATTCCCACAGACAGAGAAAAAGGACAGcgtgaaaaaaatgtaaaaggAACAAGTATCCAAAGATATGAAAACTCCGCTGGTCTGGTTTTGTCCCAGCTCAAAGAACTGACAGATAAGGATCCTTCTACTATTCTGTTGTTATTGAATTCAAGAATACATAGTTTGATGGATCGACCTACTCTTCAACCTGATGCTGTGTATACATTTGTAAGTCTCATAGCACAGGGCATCCAATGCAGAACTGAGTCCAGCAATGTCAGTAAACTGCTACTAGCTGTACACGAGTCTAACTTCTATGaacatgtttcacatattttgGTGCTACTTGATACACATCTAACAGAAGAAGACAAAAGTCGATGCTTCCTAAAGGATCTGACAACCATTCTTTGTGAATTGTACATTCGACTGCCACATGCCTTTATGAAAGTAAAGGTACTTGGCTTGGAAGAACAGTTGATATTGGTAACCCAAAAGCTGCAAGGAAAATCCAATATCGTTGATGACGAAATTGTTTCTAACTTGAGTGAACtccagaaaatgaaatattcagctCTTCAGAAATCAGTGACAGTTAAAAAAGAGGATATAGAGAGAGAACCGCCTGATGATTTTAGAGCTTTATCCATTCTACCAAGTACCAGTGATATCTATGGTAAGGAGGAAATATTCCTTAGAAAGAACAAAACCATTGGTGGTTACAAGAATCTTGACCATTATCTGGATGTCCAGTTTCGACTCCTCAAAGAAGATTTTGTCGGTCCATTGAGGGATGGTATTGGGGCTGTTGCTGGAAACACCAAGTTAAAACAAGGACAGAGGATAAATGACGTCCGAGCATATCATGGCGTACAAATTTGTAGCAAAGTTTATTCAGCCAGTGGAATATTGCACAGACTGCACTTTGATGTAAACGGTCTGCAGGAGATGGTGTGGGAAGACTCCAAGAATCTCATCTATGGTTCGTTAGTGTGCCTGCTGCCAGATAACTTTGAGACATTTATCCTTGCCACTATTACTGACAGAGATTCCAAACTTCTAAGATCAGGGATCGTAGATGTATCAATTGAATTTGGTCAAATAGGATATGACAAGAAATATACCATGGTTGAAACAACTGCTTTCTTCGAAGCCTATCGCCATGTGCTCAAAGCTTTGCAAGAGATTCAAGAGGGGGAACTTCCTTTTGAAAAGTATATAATTCACTGTGACACCAGTCAGGATTCGCCAAGACACCTAACAAGATGTACTGGATCATCATTATATGACTTGCAATCACTGAGAGTAAAAGCTTTGTCTGAACATATGGACAATTTTCCTTATGAATCTGCTACAgttgtgaacattttgaaagacGAAGATTGGCCTACTGCAGACACTCTCCTTTTGAATCCGCCACAGTATGAATCTTTGAGGAAAGCCTTGACCAAAGAATTTTCAATCATACAAGGTCCACCAGGAACAGGCAAAACTTTTATAGGTCTGAAGATTGCCAAAGCTCTGCTCCGTAATAGCCATCAATGGAAGAAGCCCATGTTGATTGTGTGCTATACAAATCATGCTTTGGATCAATTCCTTGAAGGAATCATTAGCTTTCAAAGAGAAGGGGTCATCAGAGTTGGCAGTAGGATTTCAAAAGAATGCCTTGAAGACTACTCACTAAACGTTATAAGGTTGAAAGAACGAAGCAAAAACATGAAGCGTGTCAGATGGGAACGCAGAAAAGCCATAGAATGGTTTCAAGTAGTGCTAGAGGATGCATATGTGAAACTGAAGAATGCAAGAGAGACAGTATTACATGAGGACATTCTTTGTCCATACATGCATATGTCTTATGACAAGTTGCTGAATGGGATGAAGAGCAAACTCACAGACCTTGAATTGGAACTTGGCCATGAAGTGGAATTACCTGCATGTGTTATGCAAGAATGGCTTGGAGTGGGAAAAATTGAAGCTACTGCACATTTGCCCCATGATGTATTTTCAGCTGAAGGAAAAATGGACAAAAAAGACGTGTCAGAAGATGGGAACGCAGCAGATGAGACAGAGAAGACAGAAATATATGAAACCGGTGGTTTTGCAAATATTGGGCCATCCTTTGAAGAGAGTTCAAAGGATAATCATCAAAAAGACAACAATGTTCCTTTTGGTACGTCAGAACGTAAAAGTTCGTCTGCTTCGAATGTGACCATCTATGGCTTCCAGTTTCTCAAATGCAAAAGAAAAAATGTGAAACAACGCATCCTAGGACAACTTAGGTCATCTGAGCGAATGGCAGAAGATGAAGCAGAACGAACTGGTGAACCATGGAGTCTGTCTATGCGTGACAGGTGGCGACTGTACAGATATTGGGTGTTCACATTTTGCGAAAGGCTCGAAAGAAGAATTCGGATCTATGAAGAGTGGTACAACAATGATTTGACAGAGTTAAAGGAATTACAAGAGGAGGAGGACAGCCAGTTATTGCAAGATGCCTCAGTGATTGGCatgacaacaacagcagcagctcGGCATCGACGAATGCTTGCCAAGATTGGGCCTAGAATCATCATAGTAGAGGAAGCAGCTGAGGTTCTTGAGGGACACATCATCAGTACTTTGAGCAAGAAGTGTGAACATCTGATACTCATTGGAGACCACAAACAACTGAGGCCAAACCCAACCGTTTACAACTTGGCAAAACGGTACCACCTTGATTTGTCCTTGTTTGAGAGGATGGTGTCAAATGGGATTCACTGTGACACTCTCTCTCTTCAACACAGAATGAGACCAGAGATATCATCATTGTTGCGCCACATTTATCCCAAACTTGAGGATCATCCATCTGTGTTTGATTACGAAAACGTGAAGGGTATTTCTACCAACATGTTCTTCATAGATCACAGAAATCAAGAAGAGACTGATGAACATATGATTAGCCATTCCAATGAATATGAAGCAGTCTATGTTGTTGCTTTGTGTAGTTACCTGTTAAAGCAAGGATATGACCATTCACAAATCACCGTCCTTACAACATATGCAGGACAGCAGCACAAAATAAGGAAGTTAATGAGGAAGGGTAATTTCCCAGATGTGAAGCTGACAGTTGTTGACAACTACCAAGGTGAAGAAAATGATATAGTTCTGTTGTCTCTTGTCAGAAGCAATCCTGAAGGAAGTGTGGGATTTCTGAAAATCGAAAACCGCATCTGTGTAGCTTTGTCTCGCGCAAGAATGGGGCTCTTTGTTATAGGCAACTTTGAGATGCTTGCTACGCAGAGTTTACTCTGGAAAGATATCTTGGAAGATTTGAACAAAAAGAAGCAGGTTGGACCTATCTTGCACTTGTATTGCCAAAACCATCAGGGAGGAACCGGAATCAGGGTTAAATGTCCAAACGATTTTAAAAAGGCTCCTGATGGAGGTTGCCTTAAGCCATGTGCGTTTAAACTTAAATGTGGTCAtgtttgttcaaaatattgCCATCCCTATGACCCTGAACACAAGGAATACCTTTGTATGAGGTCTTGTACTAAGATACTTTGCAGTAAAGGGCATCCATGCCCACAACCATGCCACGAGAAATGTGGACCATGTGTGGTGCCACTTCAAAAGATCGTCCCGTCTTGTGGCCACGAGCAGATCGTCCCATGTTTCcaggatccaaacacattctCCTGTATAAATGTTTGTGAGAAACTGTGCAGCAAAGGTCATTCATGTCCTCGACTGTGTCATGAGAAATGTGAACCATGTGTGGTGCCTGTTCAAAAG ATCATCCCATCTTGTGGCCACGAGCAGACCGTCCCATGTTTCCAGGATCCACAAGAATTCCCGTGTCATGCAAATTGCGAAACGCGTCTTGACTGTGGGCACATATGTGGAGAAGCTTGTGGGAAAGCACATCGGTGCACAACAACAATTAAGAAGACATTTAGATGTGGACATGAGAAGGAGGTCTTATGCATTAACAAAGACACGGAAGAATGTAACGTCAGATGTGGTGAGACCCTTGACTGTGGACACAGTTGTGAAGGTAACTGCTACAGGTGTCATGAAGGAAGGCTTCATGTACCATGCCAGAAGATGTGCAAGGAAATACTGATCTGTGGCCATGATTGTGGCTCTAAGTGTTCACACTGTCCTCCTTGTAGGATGGCATGTGAAAATCGCTGTCCTCACAAAAGGTGTCCTAAATTTTGTGGTGAAATTTGTGAACCATGCAGTGCTCCCTGTGAATGGAAATGTGAACATTTCAAATGCACTTCGCTCTGCTATGAGCCTTGTAACAGACCACCCTGCAATGAACCATGCAAGAAGAAACTACCCTGTGAACACCAGTGTATTGGCTTGTGTGGCGAACCATGCCCAAAACAGTGCAGATTTTGCAACGCTGCTGTAGTAAGCAGTGTGAGCGGAAAGCCGAATGCAAGATTCATTTTCCTGGAAGACTGCGGGCATATTGTGGAAATTACTAGCCTAGACAGGCTTATGGAATCTACATCAGACCAAATCAAACTGAAGGAATGCCCGCAATGTAAGACAGTAATCAGATACAATATGAGGTATGGCAATGTAATCAATTCCATACTCAGAAAAGTGGAtgttgtcaaaaggcagtgcaATGGACAGGCAGAAATGGTTCTGGACACAGAAGAAAGGATGATGATTGAAGTGCTGAAGGATGAAGAATGCGAGGGAAATACAAAAGAAATGATGCTGCGTCAAGGATTTACCAACACTGTGGCAGGTCTCACTGCACTACAAAACCAGTTTACTCTCTTAGATGAGCTTACAAAGATTACCGATGAATATGATCGTTTTGTCGGTTTAGAAGGCGTGGCTGACTGTATCGATCTGACCATTAAGGAGACTGAACTATTCCGCAAATGGCTGTTGATACGAAGACAAGCCTTCAGCAGGCAAGAGGAATCAGATGCTCAGAAAGAACTGCTTAGACACAAAATGATTATTCACATGTTGGACTTAGAATTTCTTCTCGGTGCCAAATCTAAAGACAGTGACATACATGGTTACATGCTGATTCTGAAAGACATCCTTGTTTCTGGCAAATCGTACTCAGGTGAAAAACAACTCAGGGTTGAAAGAATATTTGACAGACTTTGGGGTATCGTAAACATCAACTTCTCAGAGGAGATTGACAACACAAAGGTGATGATTACGCCAACAACTGGAATTGCATCTGGTCACTGGCTGTCCTGTTGCCATG GGCATGTCTATTCAATAGGTGAAAGTCGGTATGGCTCCAAGCGTTTCTGCCCCCGGTGTAATCAGAAGGCATCACAGAATATTTTGAAGATGaattga